The Xiphophorus maculatus strain JP 163 A chromosome 23, X_maculatus-5.0-male, whole genome shotgun sequence genome contains a region encoding:
- the LOC102225088 gene encoding adhesion G-protein coupled receptor G4 isoform X1 has protein sequence MMSMRSFTFLIICLPILMSLCPLNSAANSASTSLWGKKLAFNGPPCLWQLHPEVRVPALMDLSVCICLKRTSSAQWTGFLYRSTERKELGLEGNNSHLKIWLFGKQYQIDQDLSLKTWHSICLTWSGKNQKLMVYLNGSSVKNKLFYSDDAHQQLAPNGTLTLGVSHSVLPNGALKPESGNNLLGEIGLFRMWGKEWSAEEVSSLGCADGDVVSWDLRQWKNDCPPVPDNNLTCGWSNYKIKMWVTVTNLKSPENCSLALEGITRNWLVNIFPNNISVQDIYVSSQSPRCEVHLDEDLPKQSNRVCKKCFGCEVYVSVDPAANVKTVQTDISALLSTNFSFNFLTIEAGHDSIAVLPAVISPHVTRPPPTITPSLTTSPWTQKFTTSEKGLTETTPNRPAKFSTTGKPVDRTVTVVMPDQFFRVNLTLVITGIQSKPTDIIEEWLQQKLETNNSLSVVNLVIKGGYDRSMGEYTGLLTPIIKQNQYNCTFHVQEYQKKNVAEVEQLIYSALTSEYGNISFAIQTTNISIKHIEPKSCLEEKTSSFYGQYIWPETFPQVTAEMRCRKPASNRAYRLCKLHIETDTTSWDNPNMTNCNKFQTISDISNITVTPDNAAEVVDIIQDLVDVQLSNNSQLSSSELGLVMDKLSEVVDVSIIEPKVGVDIVNIVANILLSETDVTPVTDIVLDLTDQMGNSIEFQGECTNITSPALALSMINVDPDQFSGLTFGVSLSSSTNPEIFVNQSFVSKPLAETSATISLPAEINNFFPPGVRNTTRVQFHFYGTPNLFQDPYLINESDGNWTLNSFVVSASVNNSQVINLQERVVVTFKHEETRRSKCVFWDFQKYSSLGGWSSSGCETRNISPHQTSCLCDHLTHFGVLLDVSQGPMDPEDIRILTIISYLGCGLSSIFLGITLLTYLIFEKLRQDYPSKILINLSAALLGLTMFFLIDSWLASFSSYALCITTAAFLHYFLLASCTWMGLEAFHMYFALVKVFNTYVPAYLLKFCAVGWGIPLVIVSLVLAIDKDTYGSFVPEQTGVALESTEQFCWIQNNIFYYITVVGFILFIFLGNLGVFVVVLIQIKQMRANKPLVKSRSTLQDFRAVVGLTVLLGLTWSLGFFSFEPARVVMMYLFAICNSFQGFFVFVFHCLMKENVRKQWKIYLCCGRFRANETSDWSRSVTMDVRNKKGNLVKSDSVHSDNTSSTKSLTPPRNLQNTHTARWQ, from the exons ATGATGTCAATGAGAAGCTTCACTTTTCTGATCATCTGTTTGCCTATACTGATGTCACTGTGTCCTCTAAATTCAG CAGCCAACTCTGCCAGCACCAGCCTGTGGGGAAAGAAGTTGGCGTTTAATGGGCCTCCATGTTTGTGGCAGCTCCACCCGGAAGTGAGGGTTCCAGCTCTGATGGATTTGAGCGTCTGCATTTGTTTAAAACGCACCAGTTCAGCACAATGGACAGGCTTTCTTTATAGATCTACAGAACGGAAAGAGCTGGGACTTGAAGGCaataattcacatttaaaaatttgGCTTTTTGGAAAACAATACCAAATAGATCAGGACCTCTCATTAAAGACATGGCATTCCATCTGTCTCACATGGTCTGGTAAAAACCAGAAGCTGATGGTGTACTTAAATGGATctagtgtaaaaaataaacttttttattcaGATGATGCACACCAACAGCTGGCACCAAATGGCACTCTCACTCTGGGCGTTTCTCATAGTGTTCTCCCTAATGGTGCACTGAAGCCGGAGAGCGGTAACAACTTGCTAGGTGAGATAGGTTTGTTCAGGATGTGGGGGAAGGAGTGGAGCGCTGAGGAGGTGAGCAGCCTGGGTTGTGCAGACGGAGATGTGGTGAGCTGGGATCTGCGGCAGTGGAAGAATGACTGTCCTCCTGTCCCCGACAACAATCTAACCTGTG gTTGGTCgaattacaaaatcaaaatgtgGGTGACAGTAACCAACCTCAAAAGTCCTGAAAACTGCTCACTGGCTCTGGAAGGAATCACAAGAAACTGG cttgTGAACATTTTCCCCAACAACATTTCTGTCCAAGACATTTACGTTTCATCTCAAAG CCCAAGATGCGAAGTGCACCTAGACGAG GATTTGCCAAAACAGTCTAACCGAGTCTGTAAGAAATG TTTCGGCTGTGAGGTGTATGTGAGCGTGGATCCTGCTGCAAACGTCAAAACAGTTCAGACGGACATTTCTGCCTTGCTGAGTACGAACTTCTCTTTCAACTTCCTCACCATAGAAGCTGGTCATGACAGCATCGCCGTTCTTCCTGCTG tGATTTCCCCTCATGTGACAAGACCACCACCAACTATTACGCCTTCATTAACCACCTCACCATGGACACAAAAATTCACAACCTCAG aaaaaggTTTAACGGAGACCACACCGAATAGGCCTGCCAAGTTTTCAACGACGGGAAAACCTGTAGATCGCACTGTAACAGTTG tCATGCCAGATCAGTTTTTTCGAGTTAATTTGACCTTAGTCATAACAGGAATCCAGTCAAAGCCTACAGACATCATTGAAGAATGG ctgcaACAAAAGCTTGAGACCAATAACAGTTTGAGTGTGGTGAATCTTGTCATAAAAGGCGGTTATGACAG GAGCATGGGAGAGTACACTGGCTTACTG ACTCCCATCATCAAACAGAATCA ATACAACTGCACCTTCCATGTTCAAGAGtatcagaagaaaaatgtggcTGAAGTTGAGCAATTAATTTATTCTGCCTTGACATCAGAATATGGAAACATCTCTTTTGCAATTCAGACAACAAATATATCAATCAAACACATAG aGCCAAAAAGctgtttagaagaaaaaacCTCATCATTTTATGGGCAATATATTTGGCCAGAAACATTTCCACAAGTCACTGCAGAGATGCGATGCAGGAAACCAGCATCGAATCGAGCCTACAGACTTTG taaactaCACATTGAAACTGATACGACCAGCTGGGATAATCCTAATATGACAAACTGCAACAAGTTTCAGACAATTTCAGACATCAGCAACATTACAGTCACACCTG ATAATGCAGCAGAGGTTGTGGACATAATTCAGGACCTCGTAGATGTTCAGCTCAGTAATAACTCCCAGCTGTCTTCCTCTGAGCTGGGATTGGTGATGGACAAGCTAAGTGAAGTGGTAGATGTAAGCATCATCGAACCTAAAGTTGGCGTTGACATTGTTAACATCGTGGCCAACATCCTGCTTTCTGAAACTGACGTCACACCAGTCACTGACAT TGTCCTTGATCTTACAGACCAGATGGGGAACAGTATAGAATTTCAAGGGGAATGTACAAATATCACATCTCCTGCGCTTGCCCTTTCCATGATTAATGTCGATCCAGATCAGTTCAGTGGCCTCACCTTTGGTGTGTCTCTGTCATCCTCAACGAACCCTGAG atATTTGTTAACCAGAGCTTTGTCAGCAAACCACTTGCAGAAACAAGTGCGACTATTTCCTTGCCCGCTGAGATCAACAACTTTTTCCCACCTGGAGTCAGAAACACAACACGAGtgcaatttcatttttatggaACGCCCAACCTCTTTCAG GACCCCTACTTAATCAATGAAAGTGATGGGAATTGGACCTTAAACTCCTTTGTGGTTTCTGCCAGCGTTAATAACAGCCAAGTTATCAACCTGCAGGAACGAGTGGTGGTGACCTTCAAGCACGAAGAAACCAGACGG TCAAAGTGTGTGTTCTGGGATTTCCAAAAGTACA GCAGCCTTGGTGGTTGGAGCAGCAGCGGCTGTGAAACCCGTAACATTTCCCCTCATCAGACCAGCTGTCTCTGTGATCACCTCACACATTTTGGTGTCCTGCTG gATGTAAGCCAAGGCCCAATGGACCCCGAAGATATCCGGATTCTCACAATAATCTCTTACCTTGGTTGTGGTCTTTCCTCCATCTTTCTAGGAATCACTTTGCTCACCTACCTTATTTTTGA aAAGTTGCGTCAGGACTATCCATCTAAAATACTCATCAACTTGTCCGCTGCACTGCTGGGTTTGACCATGTTCTTTCTTATCGACTCGTGGCTCGCATCCTTCTCCAGCTATGCATTGTGCATCACGACAGCTGCTTTCCTCCACTATTTCCTCTTGGCTTCCTGCACCTGGATGGGCTTGGAGGCCTTTCACATGTACTTCGCACTGGTGAAGGTTTTCAACACCTACGTGCCCGCCTATTTACTGAAATTCTGCGCTGTTGGATGGG GTATTCCTTTGGTGATAGTCAGCCTTGTGCTCGCCATAGATAAAGACACTTATGGAAGCTTTGTTCCTGAACAAACAGGAGTGGCGCTTGAGTCCACTGAACAATT ctgttggattcagaaTAACATTTTCTACTACATCACAGTGGTGGGATTTATTCTCTTCATCTTCTTGGGCAACCTGGGCGTGTTCGtcgtggttctgatccagatcaAACAAATGAGGGCCAACAAACCGCTAGTCAAGAGCCGCAGCACGCTGCAGGACTTCAGAGCAGTTGTCGGCCTCACTGTCCTGCTGGGCCTCACCTGGTCGTTGGGCTTCTTTTCATTCGAACCAGCACGAGTGGTCATGATGTACCTATTTGCAATCTGCAACTCTTTTCAAG gattttttgtttttgtgttccaCTGTTTGATGAAGGAAAATGTGAGGAAACAGTGGAAAATTTATTTGTGCTGTGGACGTTTCAGGGCTAATGAAACCTCAG ACTGGAGCCGCTCTGTAACAATGGACGTTCGTAACAAAAAGGGCAATCTTGTCAAATCCGACTCAGTTCACTCTGACAACACCTCCTCCACCAAGTCACTGACTCCTCCACGTAATCTCCAAAACACTCACACCGCTAGGTGGCAGTAG
- the LOC102225088 gene encoding adhesion G-protein coupled receptor G4 isoform X2, with the protein MMSMRSFTFLIICLPILMSLCPLNSANSASTSLWGKKLAFNGPPCLWQLHPEVRVPALMDLSVCICLKRTSSAQWTGFLYRSTERKELGLEGNNSHLKIWLFGKQYQIDQDLSLKTWHSICLTWSGKNQKLMVYLNGSSVKNKLFYSDDAHQQLAPNGTLTLGVSHSVLPNGALKPESGNNLLGEIGLFRMWGKEWSAEEVSSLGCADGDVVSWDLRQWKNDCPPVPDNNLTCGWSNYKIKMWVTVTNLKSPENCSLALEGITRNWLVNIFPNNISVQDIYVSSQSPRCEVHLDEDLPKQSNRVCKKCFGCEVYVSVDPAANVKTVQTDISALLSTNFSFNFLTIEAGHDSIAVLPAVISPHVTRPPPTITPSLTTSPWTQKFTTSEKGLTETTPNRPAKFSTTGKPVDRTVTVVMPDQFFRVNLTLVITGIQSKPTDIIEEWLQQKLETNNSLSVVNLVIKGGYDRSMGEYTGLLTPIIKQNQYNCTFHVQEYQKKNVAEVEQLIYSALTSEYGNISFAIQTTNISIKHIEPKSCLEEKTSSFYGQYIWPETFPQVTAEMRCRKPASNRAYRLCKLHIETDTTSWDNPNMTNCNKFQTISDISNITVTPDNAAEVVDIIQDLVDVQLSNNSQLSSSELGLVMDKLSEVVDVSIIEPKVGVDIVNIVANILLSETDVTPVTDIVLDLTDQMGNSIEFQGECTNITSPALALSMINVDPDQFSGLTFGVSLSSSTNPEIFVNQSFVSKPLAETSATISLPAEINNFFPPGVRNTTRVQFHFYGTPNLFQDPYLINESDGNWTLNSFVVSASVNNSQVINLQERVVVTFKHEETRRSKCVFWDFQKYSSLGGWSSSGCETRNISPHQTSCLCDHLTHFGVLLDVSQGPMDPEDIRILTIISYLGCGLSSIFLGITLLTYLIFEKLRQDYPSKILINLSAALLGLTMFFLIDSWLASFSSYALCITTAAFLHYFLLASCTWMGLEAFHMYFALVKVFNTYVPAYLLKFCAVGWGIPLVIVSLVLAIDKDTYGSFVPEQTGVALESTEQFCWIQNNIFYYITVVGFILFIFLGNLGVFVVVLIQIKQMRANKPLVKSRSTLQDFRAVVGLTVLLGLTWSLGFFSFEPARVVMMYLFAICNSFQGFFVFVFHCLMKENVRKQWKIYLCCGRFRANETSDWSRSVTMDVRNKKGNLVKSDSVHSDNTSSTKSLTPPRNLQNTHTARWQ; encoded by the exons ATGATGTCAATGAGAAGCTTCACTTTTCTGATCATCTGTTTGCCTATACTGATGTCACTGTGTCCTCTAAATTCAG CCAACTCTGCCAGCACCAGCCTGTGGGGAAAGAAGTTGGCGTTTAATGGGCCTCCATGTTTGTGGCAGCTCCACCCGGAAGTGAGGGTTCCAGCTCTGATGGATTTGAGCGTCTGCATTTGTTTAAAACGCACCAGTTCAGCACAATGGACAGGCTTTCTTTATAGATCTACAGAACGGAAAGAGCTGGGACTTGAAGGCaataattcacatttaaaaatttgGCTTTTTGGAAAACAATACCAAATAGATCAGGACCTCTCATTAAAGACATGGCATTCCATCTGTCTCACATGGTCTGGTAAAAACCAGAAGCTGATGGTGTACTTAAATGGATctagtgtaaaaaataaacttttttattcaGATGATGCACACCAACAGCTGGCACCAAATGGCACTCTCACTCTGGGCGTTTCTCATAGTGTTCTCCCTAATGGTGCACTGAAGCCGGAGAGCGGTAACAACTTGCTAGGTGAGATAGGTTTGTTCAGGATGTGGGGGAAGGAGTGGAGCGCTGAGGAGGTGAGCAGCCTGGGTTGTGCAGACGGAGATGTGGTGAGCTGGGATCTGCGGCAGTGGAAGAATGACTGTCCTCCTGTCCCCGACAACAATCTAACCTGTG gTTGGTCgaattacaaaatcaaaatgtgGGTGACAGTAACCAACCTCAAAAGTCCTGAAAACTGCTCACTGGCTCTGGAAGGAATCACAAGAAACTGG cttgTGAACATTTTCCCCAACAACATTTCTGTCCAAGACATTTACGTTTCATCTCAAAG CCCAAGATGCGAAGTGCACCTAGACGAG GATTTGCCAAAACAGTCTAACCGAGTCTGTAAGAAATG TTTCGGCTGTGAGGTGTATGTGAGCGTGGATCCTGCTGCAAACGTCAAAACAGTTCAGACGGACATTTCTGCCTTGCTGAGTACGAACTTCTCTTTCAACTTCCTCACCATAGAAGCTGGTCATGACAGCATCGCCGTTCTTCCTGCTG tGATTTCCCCTCATGTGACAAGACCACCACCAACTATTACGCCTTCATTAACCACCTCACCATGGACACAAAAATTCACAACCTCAG aaaaaggTTTAACGGAGACCACACCGAATAGGCCTGCCAAGTTTTCAACGACGGGAAAACCTGTAGATCGCACTGTAACAGTTG tCATGCCAGATCAGTTTTTTCGAGTTAATTTGACCTTAGTCATAACAGGAATCCAGTCAAAGCCTACAGACATCATTGAAGAATGG ctgcaACAAAAGCTTGAGACCAATAACAGTTTGAGTGTGGTGAATCTTGTCATAAAAGGCGGTTATGACAG GAGCATGGGAGAGTACACTGGCTTACTG ACTCCCATCATCAAACAGAATCA ATACAACTGCACCTTCCATGTTCAAGAGtatcagaagaaaaatgtggcTGAAGTTGAGCAATTAATTTATTCTGCCTTGACATCAGAATATGGAAACATCTCTTTTGCAATTCAGACAACAAATATATCAATCAAACACATAG aGCCAAAAAGctgtttagaagaaaaaacCTCATCATTTTATGGGCAATATATTTGGCCAGAAACATTTCCACAAGTCACTGCAGAGATGCGATGCAGGAAACCAGCATCGAATCGAGCCTACAGACTTTG taaactaCACATTGAAACTGATACGACCAGCTGGGATAATCCTAATATGACAAACTGCAACAAGTTTCAGACAATTTCAGACATCAGCAACATTACAGTCACACCTG ATAATGCAGCAGAGGTTGTGGACATAATTCAGGACCTCGTAGATGTTCAGCTCAGTAATAACTCCCAGCTGTCTTCCTCTGAGCTGGGATTGGTGATGGACAAGCTAAGTGAAGTGGTAGATGTAAGCATCATCGAACCTAAAGTTGGCGTTGACATTGTTAACATCGTGGCCAACATCCTGCTTTCTGAAACTGACGTCACACCAGTCACTGACAT TGTCCTTGATCTTACAGACCAGATGGGGAACAGTATAGAATTTCAAGGGGAATGTACAAATATCACATCTCCTGCGCTTGCCCTTTCCATGATTAATGTCGATCCAGATCAGTTCAGTGGCCTCACCTTTGGTGTGTCTCTGTCATCCTCAACGAACCCTGAG atATTTGTTAACCAGAGCTTTGTCAGCAAACCACTTGCAGAAACAAGTGCGACTATTTCCTTGCCCGCTGAGATCAACAACTTTTTCCCACCTGGAGTCAGAAACACAACACGAGtgcaatttcatttttatggaACGCCCAACCTCTTTCAG GACCCCTACTTAATCAATGAAAGTGATGGGAATTGGACCTTAAACTCCTTTGTGGTTTCTGCCAGCGTTAATAACAGCCAAGTTATCAACCTGCAGGAACGAGTGGTGGTGACCTTCAAGCACGAAGAAACCAGACGG TCAAAGTGTGTGTTCTGGGATTTCCAAAAGTACA GCAGCCTTGGTGGTTGGAGCAGCAGCGGCTGTGAAACCCGTAACATTTCCCCTCATCAGACCAGCTGTCTCTGTGATCACCTCACACATTTTGGTGTCCTGCTG gATGTAAGCCAAGGCCCAATGGACCCCGAAGATATCCGGATTCTCACAATAATCTCTTACCTTGGTTGTGGTCTTTCCTCCATCTTTCTAGGAATCACTTTGCTCACCTACCTTATTTTTGA aAAGTTGCGTCAGGACTATCCATCTAAAATACTCATCAACTTGTCCGCTGCACTGCTGGGTTTGACCATGTTCTTTCTTATCGACTCGTGGCTCGCATCCTTCTCCAGCTATGCATTGTGCATCACGACAGCTGCTTTCCTCCACTATTTCCTCTTGGCTTCCTGCACCTGGATGGGCTTGGAGGCCTTTCACATGTACTTCGCACTGGTGAAGGTTTTCAACACCTACGTGCCCGCCTATTTACTGAAATTCTGCGCTGTTGGATGGG GTATTCCTTTGGTGATAGTCAGCCTTGTGCTCGCCATAGATAAAGACACTTATGGAAGCTTTGTTCCTGAACAAACAGGAGTGGCGCTTGAGTCCACTGAACAATT ctgttggattcagaaTAACATTTTCTACTACATCACAGTGGTGGGATTTATTCTCTTCATCTTCTTGGGCAACCTGGGCGTGTTCGtcgtggttctgatccagatcaAACAAATGAGGGCCAACAAACCGCTAGTCAAGAGCCGCAGCACGCTGCAGGACTTCAGAGCAGTTGTCGGCCTCACTGTCCTGCTGGGCCTCACCTGGTCGTTGGGCTTCTTTTCATTCGAACCAGCACGAGTGGTCATGATGTACCTATTTGCAATCTGCAACTCTTTTCAAG gattttttgtttttgtgttccaCTGTTTGATGAAGGAAAATGTGAGGAAACAGTGGAAAATTTATTTGTGCTGTGGACGTTTCAGGGCTAATGAAACCTCAG ACTGGAGCCGCTCTGTAACAATGGACGTTCGTAACAAAAAGGGCAATCTTGTCAAATCCGACTCAGTTCACTCTGACAACACCTCCTCCACCAAGTCACTGACTCCTCCACGTAATCTCCAAAACACTCACACCGCTAGGTGGCAGTAG
- the LOC111607132 gene encoding tumor necrosis factor receptor superfamily member EDAR-like produces the protein MAPVLHALFDCGFGYGGDGVCIPCDAGTFSTDTGVDPCRRCTQCNLLNRLALTACSPTSDTVCGHCLPGYYELKSLTGEVELLCIPCDSHDKVHKECLRFTSRGSKTQSAIVLPVRKSEESTANGIKEESLSVVFIGAAIASLFFLISLLLWILLLTAKRFKQIPERRLKPEGLLTAADLQYECASGQPERATQQDRPSEPVSPEDTPRGPNSLSHENELHPTSIVINVTTNIKPCSQKQDNIMQEGQKGFTTEEVEQKLQTIWEIAQGQSIEMLGYDTIQDLSLLLDSPNHIYVLRKLGLSLGVPPHLTAHFHSFQDLFQYLRTSTYTQLPQLAQAAALLPNFEVVSRIHKALVNK, from the exons ATGGCACCTGTGTTGCATGCCCTGTTT GATTGTGGCTTTGGTTATGGAGGGGATGGGGTGTGTATTCCTTGTGATGCGGGGACCTTCAGCACAGATACCGGTGTGGATCCCTGCAGGAGATGCACCCAGTGCAACCTGCTGAACCGCCTGGCGTTGACTGCCTGTTCACCCACCAGTGACACTGTGTGTGGGCACTGTCTTCCAGG ATATTATGAGCTGAAGAGCCTGACAGGGGAGGTGGAGCTGCTGTGTATTCCTTGTGACAGTCATGACAAAGTCCACAAAGAGTGTTTGCGCTTTACTTCTCGAGGCTCAAAAACAC AGAGTGCCATCGTGTTAccagtcagaaagtcagaagaATCAACAGCAAATG GAATAAAAGAGGAAAGTCTTTCTGTGGTCTTTATCGGCGCTGCAATAGCatccttgttttttcttatttctctaTTACTTTGGATTCTCCTCCTGACTGCGAAAAGATTCA AGCAGATTCCTGAGCGCCGTCTAAAGCCTGAAGGTTTACTGACTGCAGCAGACCTTCAGTACGAATGTGCCTCCGGTCAACCAGAGAGAGCAACACAACAAGACCGTCCTTCAGAGCCCGTTTCACCCGAAGACACACCAAG AGGCCCAAACTCACTGAGCCATGAGAATGAGCTGCATCCCACTTCTATCGTGATTAATGTCACCACCAACATCAAGCCCTGCAGTCAGAAACAAGATAATATCATGCAGGAAGGACAAAAAGGCTTCACCACAGAGGAg GTGGAGCAAAAACTGCAGACAATATGGGAGATTGCTCAAG GTCAGAGTATCGAGATGCTGGGCTATGACACCATCCAGGATTTGTCCCTGCTGCTCGACTCTCCCAACCACATCTACGTTCTAAGGAAGCTGGGGTTGTCTTTGGGTGTGCCGCCTCACCTCACTGCTCATTTCCACAGCTTCCAGGACCTTTTCCAGTACCTCCGCACCTCCACCTACACGCAGCTTCCCCAACTGGCCCAGGCCGCTGCGCTCCTGCCTAATTTTGAAGTTGTTTCGAGGATACACAAAGCCCTGGTGAACAAGTGA